Below is a window of Candidatus Binatia bacterium DNA.
TCTCCCCCTGGCCCTCGCGGCCGTCGCCCCAGACGACGAGGAAGCGGTCGGAGCCGATCGGCAGGGCGCGCGGAAGCTGCTGGTCGGCCGAGCCGGCGTCGTCGTTGACGCGAAGGCTCGAGCCGATGCGCGTGCCGATGGAGTCGAGCGCGGCGGCATAGATGTCGCGGTTGCCGCTCCGCGCGTCCTCCCAGACGCACAGGAACGTGCCGGAGGGGCTGGACGCGATGTCGGGAAAGCCCTGCACGGGACCGGGCGCGTCGTCGTTCACGCGCCGGTTCAGGGACGAGCCCAGTCCCAGCGGATCGCGCAGGGACATGAGCTCGATATCGTAGTCGATCGAGACGGGGCCGATATTCCGACCGTCCATCCAGACGAAGAGGAGGGTCCCGTTCGCGCCCAGCGCGGCGCGCGGGGCCCACTGGTTGCGATCGATCCGGTCGTCGTTGACGAGGAATTCATCCTGCGCCGCGGCGCGGCGGGACGAGGCGCAGAGGAGAACCAACGGAAGCAGGGCGAGGAGCGGCTTCCACCGCACGCGTGATCCCCCTCCGGCGAGGAACCGAAGGGACGGCGCTGGTGCGACCGGAGCTTCGACCGGTCAGACCGGAAGCGCGGGGATCGTCACCTCGGGATAGCGCGACAGCACGTCGTAGACTTCCTGCGCGATCGCCGCGAGGCGCTCCTTCGATGTCGCCTCGAAGCGTACCACAAGGACGGGCTGCGTGTTCGAAGCGCGGATGAGACCCCATCCGTCTCCGAACTGCACCCGCGCGCCGTCGACGTCCACGACGTCGTGCGTCGCGCGGAAGTGCTCGCGCACCGCGTCCACGATAGCAAACTTCCGGTCGTCCGGGCAATCGAGCCGGATTTCGGGCGTCGCCACGTACTTCGATTGCGGGAGCGCGTCCACCATCGCGGAGAGCGGCCGGTCCGAAGCCGCGAGCAGCCGGAGCAGCCGTCCCGCGCCGTAGAGGGCGTCGTCGTACCCCGGGAATTCGTCGGCGAAGAACATGTGGCCCGAGACCTCGCCCCCGAGCGGCGCCTTCGTCTCGCGCATCTTCGCCTTGATCAGCGAGTGCCCCGCCTTCCACATGATCGGCTGCCCGCCCTTCTGCTGGATCAGCTCGACCAGCCCCTGCGAGCACTTCACCTCGAAGACGATCGGCGCGCCCGGGTGCGAGGCGAGCACGTCGGCGGCGTAGAGCCCGAGCAGCTGGTCTCCGTAGAGGAGCCGGCCCTTCTCGTCGACCGCGCCCACCCGGTCGGCGTCGCCGTCGAAGCCGATCCCCACGTCGGCGCCGGTCGCGCGCACGCGTTCCTGGAGCGACCGCATCAGCTCGGGCACCGTCGGATCGGGGAGATGGTTCGGGAAGCGGCCGTCCGGCTCGGCGAAGATCGCGTCCACGTCGCAGCCCAGCCGGCGGATCAGCTCGGGGCCCAGGATGCTCGCGGCTCCGTTCCCCGGATCCACGACCACCTTGAGCTTCCGCTTCAAGCGGAGGCGCCCGACGAGGTCCTCGAGATAGGCGGCGTCGACCGAGACCTGCTCCATGCTGCCGCGCTCAACCGGCAGGCCCGGCGTCGCCGCGGCCCGCCACAGGGCCTGGATCTCCTCGCCGTGGAGCGAGGCGAGCCCCTCGGAGAGCTTGAGCCCGTTGTACTCGATCGGATTGTGGCTCCCCGTGACCATGACGCCGCCGTCGGCCTTCTGCTGGAGGATGGCGAAGTAGAGCGCCGGCGTGGGCACCTGCCCCACGTCGATCACGTGCGCTCCGCGCTCCACCAGCCCCGCCGTGAGGGCCGCGGCGATCCGTGGCGAGGAGAGCCGAACGTCGCGGCCGACCGCGATGCGCGTCTTGTCCCGGTCGCGCATCCGGTCGGCGAACGCGCGCCCCACGGCGCGCACCGTGTCGTCGGTCAATTCCCTGTCCGCGATGCCGCGGATGTCGTATTCCCGGAAGATCGTCGGAATGAGGGGGCTCACGCCGTCTCCTTTTTGCGAAGGTATGCGTCCACGAAGGGCTCGAGAACGCCGTCCATGACGCCCTGCACGTCGCTCGTCACCACGTCGGTGCGGTGGTCCTTGACCTGCGTATAGGGCTGGAACACGTACGACCGGATCTGGCTCCCCCAGGAGATGTCCTTCTTCCCGCCCCCCAGGGAATCGCGCTTCTCCTTCTCCTCCTCCAGCCGGAGCGCGTAGAGCCGGGCCTTGAGCACGCTCATCGCCGCGTCACGGTTCCGGTGCTGGCTCCGCTCGTTCTGGCACTGCACGACCAGCCCCGTCGGAAGATGCGTGATGCGGATGGCCGATTCGGTCTTGTTCACGTGCTGGCCGCCGGCGCCGCCCGCCCGGAAGGTGTCGATGCGGATGTCGCCGTCCTTGATCTCGACGTCGCCGCCCTCTCCGGCCTGCGGATAGACGAAGACCGACGCGAACGAGGTGTGGCGGCGCTTCTGCGCGTCGAACGGCGAGATGCGGACCAGCCGGTGCACCCCCCGCTCGGCCTTGAGGTAGCCGTAGGCGTAGGCGCCGTCCACCTGGATCGTGGCGTCCTTGATCCCCGCCTCTTCCCCCGGCTGGAGATCGAGCACCTGATAGGTCCATCCCATCCGCTCGACGTACCGCCCGTACATGCGGAAGAGCATCTGCGCCCAGTCCTGGGACTCGGTGCCTCCGGCCCCGGGGTGGATGGAGAGGATGGCGCCGTGGGCGTCGCTCTCGTCGGAGAGGATGCTGACCAGCTCCAGCTGCTGGATCTTGGGGAGCAACTTCTCCGAGGATTTCTCCAGCTCGGTCGCGATCGACTCGTCGGGCTCGTCCTCGAGCAGGCCGACCATTCCCTGCGTCTCGTCGATCTCGCGGAGCAGCGCGCGGTAGGGATCGACGATCCGCTTGAGCGACTTGAGCTCGGTCAGGACCCTCTGGGCGGCTTCCGGGTTCTCCCAGAAGTCCGATTCGGCCATGCGGGCCTCCAGCTCGCCCGCGCGCGCCTCGCGCTGCGCGACGTCAAAGATAGCTCCCGAGGTGGGTCAGGATCCGCCGCCCTTCGTCGAGCCGCTTCTTCGTCGCGTTCAGGTCCATCCGGGGAATTCCTCCGAGTCAGGGTCGCGGCGCGGAGGCGAGCGAGGCGATCTCGCTCCACACCTGATCCGCGCGCGCCCGAAGCGCCGCGGCGTCCGCATCGTTGACGATCAGCCAGTGCCGCTTCACGGCCGCGAGCGGCGGGAGCGCCTGCCCCCGAACGCGCCGCTCCGCCTCTGCGGCGCCGTAGCCGCGCGCCGCGCGCAGGCGGGCGATCCGCACCGGCTCGGGCGCCGTCACCTCCACCACGCCGTCCATCTCCCGGTCGAGGCCCCAGCGGGCGAGCATCGCCGCGTCCAGGATCACCACCGGCGCCGAAGCCTCGTCGAGCGACTGCCGCACCAGCGCCAGGAGCGGCGGCTGGACGATGGCGTCGAGCCGCGCCATCGCGGCGCGGTCGGCGAAGACCACGGCCCCGAGCCGGACGCGATCCACCGCGCCGTCTCCGGCGATCGCTTCCGGTCCGAACGCCCCGGCGATCCGGTCGCGAACGGCGGGGATCCGGAGCGCCTCCCACCCGAGCGCGTCGCCGTCGATCCGGATGGCGCCCCGCTCTTCGAAGCGCCGCGCCACGGTCGACTTTCCCGACGCCATGAGCCCGGTCACTCCGATGCGGAGCATGGATCGAACCTAGGGGGAGCGTCGTGCGCGGTCAAGGTCTTAGGCGTGGGCGTCGGCCCACGACGTCCCCACGCCGCGATGGACCACCAGCGGGACCCGGAGCGGCAGCGCGCGCTCCATCGTCTCGACGACGAGCGGCGTCAGCGTCTCGATCTCCTCCTCGTTCGTCTCGAAGAGGAGCTCGTCGTGGACCTGGAGGATGAGCCGCGAGCGGAATCCCTTTTCGGCGAGGAGCGCGTCGATCCGGACCATCGCGATCTTGATCAGGTCGGCGGCCGAGCCCTGGATCGGCGCGTTGATGGCCGCGCGCTCGGCTTCGGCCCGGAGCGCGTCGTGGGGATCGCACAGGTTGGGGAGAGGGCGGCGCCGCTTCAAGATGGTCTCGACGTAGCCTCGCTCGCGCGCCTGCGCCAGCGTCGACTCCATGAAGGCCGCCACGCCGGCGTGGGTCCGCTTGTACTCGTCGATGAACGCCTGCGCCAGGGCCCGGGAGAGCGAGAGCTCGCGCGCGAGCCGCACCGGCCCCATGCCGTACATGATCCCGAAGTTCACGACCTTCGCCTGCGCGCGCTGCGCCGGCGTCACCAGCTCGGGGGCGACGCCGAAGAGGCGCGAGGCCGTGGAGGCGTGCACGTCGCCGTCCTTGCGGAACGCCTCGGTCAGGGCCGGATCGTGCGTCAGGTGGGCGAGGATCCGGAGCTCGATCTGCGAGTAGTCGAAGGAGGCGAGAAGCCCGCCCGGGCCCTCGGCCACGAACGCGCGGCGGATCTCGCGCCCCTCCTCCGTGCGGATCGGGATGTTCTGGAGGCTGGGGTCGCTCACGGAGAGCCGCCCGGTCGAGGCGATCGTCTGGTGGAACGTGGCGTGCACGCGTCCCGTCTCGGGGTGGACCAGGCGCGGCAGCGAGTCCACGTAGGCGCTCTTCAGCTTCGAGGCCTGCCGCCATTCCAAGAGGAGCTTCGGCAGCGGATGGAGGAGCGCCAGGCGCTCCAGCACCTCGGTGTCGGTCGAGTAGCCCTCGCGCGTGCGCTTCCCCTTCGGCAGCCCGAGCCGCTCGAAGAGCACCTCGGCGACCTGGCGCGGCGAGTTCACGTTGAACGGGACTCCCGCGGTCTCCTCGATGTTGTGCGCCAGGTCGTCCAGCTGCGACTGGAGCCCCCGCCCCAGCGACTCGAGCGCCTCGGTGTCGACCCGCACGCCGGCGCGCTCCATCCGCGCGAGCACCCCCACGAGCGGCATCTCGACGTCCCGGAAGAGCGGGGTCAGCTCCAGGCTG
It encodes the following:
- a CDS encoding phosphomannomutase/phosphoglucomutase, whose product is MSPLIPTIFREYDIRGIADRELTDDTVRAVGRAFADRMRDRDKTRIAVGRDVRLSSPRIAAALTAGLVERGAHVIDVGQVPTPALYFAILQQKADGGVMVTGSHNPIEYNGLKLSEGLASLHGEEIQALWRAAATPGLPVERGSMEQVSVDAAYLEDLVGRLRLKRKLKVVVDPGNGAASILGPELIRRLGCDVDAIFAEPDGRFPNHLPDPTVPELMRSLQERVRATGADVGIGFDGDADRVGAVDEKGRLLYGDQLLGLYAADVLASHPGAPIVFEVKCSQGLVELIQQKGGQPIMWKAGHSLIKAKMRETKAPLGGEVSGHMFFADEFPGYDDALYGAGRLLRLLAASDRPLSAMVDALPQSKYVATPEIRLDCPDDRKFAIVDAVREHFRATHDVVDVDGARVQFGDGWGLIRASNTQPVLVVRFEATSKERLAAIAQEVYDVLSRYPEVTIPALPV
- the prfB gene encoding peptide chain release factor 2 (programmed frameshift) is translated as MDLNATKKRLDEGRRILTHLGSYLDVAQREARAGELEARMAESDFWENPEAAQRVLTELKSLKRIVDPYRALLREIDETQGMVGLLEDEPDESIATELEKSSEKLLPKIQQLELVSILSDESDAHGAILSIHPGAGGTESQDWAQMLFRMYGRYVERMGWTYQVLDLQPGEEAGIKDATIQVDGAYAYGYLKAERGVHRLVRISPFDAQKRRHTSFASVFVYPQAGEGGDVEIKDGDIRIDTFRAGGAGGQHVNKTESAIRITHLPTGLVVQCQNERSQHRNRDAAMSVLKARLYALRLEEEKEKRDSLGGGKKDISWGSQIRSYVFQPYTQVKDHRTDVVTSDVQGVMDGVLEPFVDAYLRKKETA
- the coaE gene encoding dephospho-CoA kinase (Dephospho-CoA kinase (CoaE) performs the final step in coenzyme A biosynthesis.), whose translation is MLRIGVTGLMASGKSTVARRFEERGAIRIDGDALGWEALRIPAVRDRIAGAFGPEAIAGDGAVDRVRLGAVVFADRAAMARLDAIVQPPLLALVRQSLDEASAPVVILDAAMLARWGLDREMDGVVEVTAPEPVRIARLRAARGYGAAEAERRVRGQALPPLAAVKRHWLIVNDADAAALRARADQVWSEIASLASAPRP